A genome region from Glycine max cultivar Williams 82 chromosome 5, Glycine_max_v4.0, whole genome shotgun sequence includes the following:
- the LOC100499749 gene encoding NADH dehydrogenase [ubiquinone] 1 beta subcomplex subunit 8, mitochondrial-like: MAGRLTNAASRILGGNGVVYRSVASSLRLRSGMGLPVGKHYVPDKPLPMNEELLWDNGTAFPEPCIDRIADTVGKYEALAWLCGGLSFFASLGLLAVWNDKASKIPFTPKVYPYDNLRVELGGEP, translated from the exons ATGGCAGGGAGATTGACTAACGCAGCATCGAGGATCTTGGGCGGAAACGGCGTCGTTTATCGATCCGTAGCTTCCTCTCTTCGGCTCCGCTCCGGCATGGGCCTCCCCGTCGGCAAACACTACGTTCCCGACAAACCC CTTCCCATGAATGAAGAACTCTTGTGGGACAATGGCACTGCATTTCCAGAACCGTGCATAGATCGTATTGCTGACACTGTCGGAaag TATGAAGCATTGGCCTGGCTATGTGGGGGATTGAGTTTTTTCGCGTCTCTGGGATTGTTGGCTGTGTGGAATGACAAAGCCTCCAAGATACCATTT ACACCCAAAGTATATCCATATGACAATCTGCGAGTGGAGCTTGGTGGTGAACCATAG